The following are encoded together in the Capsulimonas corticalis genome:
- a CDS encoding AbrB/MazE/SpoVT family DNA-binding domain-containing protein, with the protein MTRTLQKIGNSKGLIITRDMLQHLGVSDEVEVAFEAGRIVISAPIVEAPRRRQSFEEAADATFIQYDEALRRLADAS; encoded by the coding sequence ATGACGAGAACACTGCAAAAAATTGGGAATAGCAAGGGGCTAATTATCACCCGTGATATGCTCCAGCATTTGGGTGTGTCGGATGAAGTGGAAGTAGCCTTTGAGGCGGGCCGTATTGTCATTTCAGCGCCTATAGTGGAGGCTCCACGGCGACGGCAAAGTTTTGAAGAAGCCGCCGATGCGACATTTATTCAGTACGATGAAGCACTACGGCGTTTAGCGGATGCCAGCTAA
- the gyrA gene encoding DNA gyrase subunit A, which yields MADEEVPTPDTTPENPDDQPDTPDEQPEAPVAETATALLPNNAGFEVVNTTLEDEMRQSYLNYAMSTIISRALPDVRDGLKPVQRRILMAMSDLNLTPGAQHRKSAKIAGDTSGNYHPHGEAVVYPTMVRMAQDFSLRYPLVDGQGNFGSIDGDPPAAMRYTEARMSNFATELLQDLDRETVDWTDNYDQTRQEPTVLPGKFPNLICNGGSGIAVGMATNIPPHNLREVIDALYHLIDNPDATSDELMTFIKGPDFPTHGLILGTKGIRQAYATGRGSVIMQARTTIEPIENGRNTIVITELPYQVIKQRLIEQIADLVKQKKIEGIVNLNDYTDKTGMKVVIELKREAYPKKVLNFLLKHTPMRSTFGVNMIALIEGQPQILSLPQVLSAFLKHRREVIVRRTIFELNKAKARAHILEGLRIALDFLDEIIALIRASRTAEIARTEMMARFTLSQLQADAILQMQLRTLTGLAREQVENEYKGLLKEIGFYEDILATPARVEQIIKQELKFLRDKYGDERRTRIVPMEAEEIGDEDLIPEEEMIVSITRDGYIKRVPKETYPTQHRGGKGRIGATTKEEDTIEHLFIATTHHYILFFTDRGRVYRLKAYEVPQTSRTAMGSAVINLINIQPGERITATVPIKDYKEATGYLLLATECGEVKRTKLSEFANLRNNGLNVFDIEENDSLKWVAHTTGENEIIMVTRKGMSIRFHENEVPSRGRAAGGVRGIRLSEEKGDSVVGMALVDPELDLLVIGERGISKRTPFKEYRSQSRGGKGILTMALSEKTGDIVDAQVVDKDDRLLIMTREGITIRLRVDDIRSSGRSTQGVRAINLSDNDTVASVERITADKLPLEPPADPNAA from the coding sequence ATGGCTGACGAAGAAGTTCCGACCCCCGACACGACTCCCGAGAACCCCGATGACCAGCCGGATACGCCTGATGAGCAGCCGGAAGCGCCCGTAGCGGAGACAGCGACCGCGCTGCTTCCGAACAATGCGGGGTTTGAAGTTGTCAATACGACGCTCGAAGATGAGATGCGGCAATCGTATCTCAACTACGCGATGTCGACGATTATCTCGCGGGCGCTTCCCGACGTGCGCGACGGCCTTAAGCCCGTCCAGCGGCGCATTCTGATGGCGATGAGCGACTTGAACCTCACGCCGGGCGCCCAGCACCGAAAGTCGGCGAAGATCGCGGGCGACACGTCGGGTAACTACCATCCGCACGGCGAAGCCGTCGTGTATCCCACCATGGTCCGCATGGCGCAGGATTTCTCGCTGCGCTACCCGCTCGTGGACGGACAGGGCAACTTCGGAAGCATCGACGGCGACCCGCCGGCCGCCATGCGTTACACCGAAGCCCGTATGTCCAACTTCGCCACCGAACTCCTCCAGGACCTGGACCGCGAGACGGTGGACTGGACGGACAACTACGACCAGACGCGCCAAGAGCCGACCGTTCTTCCCGGCAAGTTCCCGAACCTGATCTGTAACGGCGGCAGCGGCATCGCCGTCGGCATGGCGACCAACATCCCGCCGCACAATCTGCGCGAGGTGATCGACGCCCTGTATCACCTGATCGATAACCCCGACGCGACCTCCGATGAACTCATGACGTTCATCAAGGGACCGGACTTTCCGACCCACGGCCTGATCCTGGGCACCAAAGGCATCCGTCAGGCGTACGCCACGGGACGCGGCTCGGTCATCATGCAGGCCCGCACCACGATCGAGCCGATTGAAAACGGCCGCAACACGATCGTCATCACCGAACTGCCCTATCAGGTCATCAAGCAGCGCCTGATCGAGCAGATCGCGGATCTGGTCAAGCAGAAGAAGATTGAAGGGATCGTCAACCTCAACGACTACACCGACAAAACCGGTATGAAGGTCGTGATCGAGCTCAAGCGCGAGGCGTATCCCAAGAAGGTCCTGAACTTCCTGCTCAAGCACACGCCGATGCGCTCCACGTTCGGCGTCAACATGATCGCGCTCATTGAAGGCCAGCCGCAGATCCTGTCGCTGCCCCAGGTGCTCAGCGCGTTCCTGAAACACCGCCGCGAAGTCATCGTCCGGCGCACCATCTTCGAGCTGAACAAAGCCAAGGCGCGCGCCCATATCTTGGAAGGCTTGCGGATCGCGCTGGACTTCCTGGACGAGATCATCGCCTTGATCCGCGCCTCACGCACGGCGGAAATCGCGCGCACCGAGATGATGGCGCGCTTCACGCTCTCCCAGCTCCAGGCCGACGCTATTCTCCAAATGCAGCTGCGCACCCTCACGGGCCTGGCGCGCGAGCAGGTCGAGAATGAGTATAAGGGCTTGCTGAAGGAGATCGGGTTCTACGAGGACATCCTCGCCACCCCCGCCCGCGTCGAGCAGATCATCAAGCAGGAGCTGAAGTTCCTGCGCGATAAGTACGGCGACGAACGGCGCACGCGGATCGTTCCGATGGAGGCCGAGGAGATCGGCGACGAGGATCTCATCCCCGAAGAGGAGATGATCGTCTCGATCACGCGCGACGGTTATATCAAGCGCGTCCCCAAGGAGACCTATCCCACCCAGCACCGCGGCGGCAAGGGACGGATCGGCGCGACGACGAAGGAAGAGGACACGATCGAGCACCTCTTCATCGCCACGACGCACCACTATATCCTGTTCTTCACCGACCGGGGCCGCGTGTATCGTCTCAAGGCGTACGAAGTGCCGCAGACCTCGCGCACGGCCATGGGCTCCGCCGTCATCAACTTGATCAACATCCAGCCGGGTGAGCGCATCACGGCGACGGTCCCGATCAAGGACTACAAGGAAGCCACGGGATACCTGCTCCTCGCCACCGAATGCGGCGAAGTCAAGCGCACCAAGCTGTCCGAGTTCGCCAACCTGCGCAATAACGGCCTGAACGTCTTCGACATCGAAGAAAACGACTCACTCAAGTGGGTCGCACACACGACCGGCGAAAACGAAATCATCATGGTCACCCGCAAGGGCATGTCGATCCGTTTCCACGAGAACGAAGTCCCCTCGCGCGGCCGCGCCGCCGGCGGCGTGCGCGGAATTCGCCTCTCGGAAGAGAAGGGCGACTCCGTGGTCGGGATGGCGCTGGTCGATCCGGAGCTGGACCTGCTCGTGATCGGTGAGCGCGGCATCTCCAAGCGGACGCCGTTCAAGGAATACCGCTCGCAGTCGCGCGGCGGCAAGGGCATCCTGACGATGGCGCTTTCCGAGAAGACCGGGGATATCGTGGACGCGCAGGTCGTCGATAAAGACGACCGCCTGCTGATCATGACGCGCGAAGGCATCACCATCCGCCTGCGCGTCGACGACATCCGCAGCAGCGGCCGCAGCACCCAAGGCGTACGCGCGATCAACCTGAGCGACAACGACACCGTCGCCAGCGTCGAGCGCATCACCGCCGACAAGCTGCCGCTCGAACCGCCCGCCGATCCGAACGCGGCGTAG
- a CDS encoding DUF3466 family protein, translating into MKLTALVFDRQRVAMTAAILAAIALSGCGGGGGGGGSSTPPSTATGGGGSTGSTTGSSTTGSAGGAGSTTGGTSTVTASYSIIDLGALGGGQSSARGVNVLGQVVGSSDAGGGAAHAFFYNGVGMRDLGTLPSYPQSSANGVNDSGQAVGNATADPAIPAHAFLYNAGLQDLGSLPGGTGASANDINLSGQIVGYAIGGDGAFHAFLSTGGAMQDLGTLPGGTFSEALGINASGAVVGYSGTATNGNEVQHAFLYNGAMRDLGTLPGGVTSDAQRINVSGSIVGSSDIGGDASHAYVYSGGAMHDLGTLGGPSSFGYGINGSGWVVGSADTASGAEHAFLYKNGQMIDLNSLIPSSGWVLTEARGVNDRGQIAGTGTLGGKTRAFLMTPASAAQIVRR; encoded by the coding sequence ATGAAATTGACCGCTTTGGTATTCGATCGACAGCGCGTCGCCATGACGGCGGCGATTTTAGCGGCAATCGCGCTTTCCGGATGCGGAGGCGGAGGCGGCGGCGGGGGCTCGTCGACTCCGCCCTCCACCGCCACGGGCGGCGGCGGATCGACCGGAAGCACCACGGGCTCCTCCACCACGGGCAGCGCCGGCGGCGCGGGATCGACCACGGGCGGAACATCCACCGTAACGGCGTCTTATTCGATCATTGATCTGGGAGCGCTGGGCGGGGGGCAAAGCAGCGCCCGCGGCGTCAATGTCCTCGGCCAGGTCGTCGGCTCCTCGGACGCAGGCGGAGGCGCCGCGCACGCCTTCTTCTACAACGGCGTCGGCATGCGCGATCTGGGGACGCTCCCCAGCTATCCGCAATCCAGCGCCAACGGCGTCAACGACTCCGGCCAGGCGGTCGGAAACGCGACCGCCGATCCCGCGATCCCCGCCCACGCCTTTCTTTATAATGCGGGCCTCCAGGATTTGGGATCGCTGCCCGGAGGAACGGGAGCCTCGGCGAACGATATCAACCTCAGCGGCCAGATCGTCGGCTACGCGATCGGCGGCGACGGCGCATTCCACGCCTTCCTCTCCACCGGCGGCGCGATGCAGGATCTTGGAACGCTGCCCGGCGGAACGTTTAGCGAAGCTTTGGGGATTAACGCCAGCGGCGCGGTGGTCGGCTATTCGGGGACGGCGACCAACGGCAACGAAGTCCAGCACGCCTTCCTCTATAACGGCGCCATGCGCGATCTGGGCACACTGCCCGGCGGCGTCACCAGCGACGCCCAGCGTATCAACGTCTCCGGCTCGATCGTCGGCAGTTCCGATATCGGAGGCGACGCCAGCCACGCCTATGTCTACAGCGGCGGCGCCATGCACGACCTGGGAACCCTGGGCGGCCCGAGCAGCTTTGGTTACGGGATCAACGGCAGCGGCTGGGTCGTCGGCTCCGCCGACACGGCTTCCGGCGCCGAGCACGCATTTCTCTATAAAAACGGCCAGATGATCGACCTGAACTCGCTCATCCCCAGCAGCGGCTGGGTGCTGACGGAAGCACGCGGCGTCAACGACCGGGGACAGATCGCCGGCACGGGAACGCTCGGCGGCAAAACACGAGCGTTTTTGATGACGCCGGCGAGCGCGGCGCAGATTGTGCGGCGGTAA
- a CDS encoding Lrp/AsnC family transcriptional regulator, whose amino-acid sequence MSQAEPDEILTILARDARTPHETIATLTGRSLDSIKAAIADYEKRGVIKSYKTIIDWEKAGVEKVFAFIDVKALPARDVGFDAVAEQLYRYPEVHSVWLISGGSDLRIVVEASDLREVGRFVAEKLSTIEGVTGTDTHFLLRKYKEDQILFVDAAEDPRLVVAP is encoded by the coding sequence ATGAGCCAAGCAGAACCCGATGAAATCCTGACGATTCTCGCACGCGACGCACGCACGCCGCACGAGACGATCGCGACGCTGACCGGACGCAGCCTCGACTCCATCAAGGCCGCAATCGCGGACTATGAGAAGCGCGGCGTGATCAAGAGCTACAAGACGATTATCGACTGGGAGAAGGCAGGCGTCGAGAAGGTATTCGCCTTTATCGATGTCAAGGCGCTGCCCGCACGCGATGTCGGCTTCGACGCCGTCGCCGAGCAGCTCTACCGCTACCCGGAAGTGCACAGCGTCTGGCTGATCTCCGGAGGCAGCGACCTGCGCATCGTCGTGGAGGCATCCGATCTGCGGGAAGTCGGTCGATTCGTGGCGGAAAAACTGTCCACCATCGAAGGCGTCACCGGCACCGACACCCATTTCCTGCTGCGCAAATACAAAGAAGACCAGATCCTGTTCGTCGACGCCGCTGAGGATCCGCGTCTGGTAGTCGCGCCGTAA
- a CDS encoding aminotransferase class I/II-fold pyridoxal phosphate-dependent enzyme, whose translation MSNEATPPLSRLVRELAPSGIRKFFDVAASMQDVISLGVGEPDFVTPWAIREAAINSLKSGHTNYTSTYGDLRLRTAIAKHLDAMYGVRYDPKEEVLVTIGVSEGMDVAMRVLLDPGDEVIVPEPCYVSYKPCVALAGGVPVGVETLASDQFRISVEQIDAAWTPRTKAILLGYPSNPTGATMPREALQEIVDYAVRKNLYLISDEIYDRLTYDGQHTCVAALPGAWERTITLNGFSKAYAMTGWRIGYACAPEPILSAMNKVHNYSILCAPITGQMAALEALKVGESSVVDMVGQYNQRRRLIVEGLNRLGLDCHMPQGAFYAFPSIARTGLTAEEFAERLLFDEKVAVVPGTAFGRGGEKHIRCSYATSLEKIEIALQRMERFIKKLPASAQAA comes from the coding sequence ATGAGCAATGAAGCCACACCGCCGCTGTCCCGACTCGTGCGCGAGCTTGCGCCGTCGGGCATCCGTAAGTTTTTCGACGTGGCCGCCTCCATGCAGGACGTGATCTCCCTGGGTGTCGGCGAGCCGGACTTTGTCACTCCCTGGGCCATTCGGGAAGCCGCGATCAACTCCCTGAAATCGGGACACACCAACTACACCAGCACCTATGGCGATCTGCGCCTGCGCACCGCCATCGCGAAGCATCTCGACGCGATGTACGGCGTCCGATACGATCCCAAAGAAGAAGTGCTGGTGACAATCGGCGTCTCCGAAGGCATGGATGTCGCCATGCGCGTCCTGCTGGATCCCGGCGACGAAGTCATTGTCCCGGAACCGTGCTATGTCTCCTATAAGCCCTGCGTCGCCCTCGCCGGCGGCGTTCCGGTGGGAGTGGAGACACTCGCGTCCGATCAGTTCCGCATCTCCGTCGAGCAGATCGACGCCGCGTGGACCCCGCGCACCAAGGCAATCCTGCTCGGATACCCGAGCAACCCCACCGGCGCCACCATGCCCCGCGAGGCGCTTCAGGAGATCGTCGACTACGCCGTCCGTAAGAACCTTTACTTGATCAGCGACGAGATCTACGACCGCCTGACCTACGATGGACAGCACACTTGCGTGGCGGCGCTTCCCGGCGCCTGGGAGCGAACGATCACGCTCAACGGCTTCTCCAAAGCGTACGCCATGACCGGCTGGCGCATCGGCTACGCCTGCGCGCCCGAACCGATCCTGTCCGCCATGAACAAGGTCCACAACTATTCCATCCTCTGTGCGCCCATCACGGGACAGATGGCCGCATTGGAGGCGCTGAAGGTGGGCGAGTCCAGTGTCGTGGATATGGTCGGCCAGTACAACCAGCGCCGCCGCCTGATCGTCGAGGGCCTGAACCGGCTTGGACTGGACTGCCACATGCCACAGGGCGCATTCTACGCCTTCCCAAGCATCGCGCGCACTGGGCTGACCGCCGAAGAGTTCGCCGAGCGTCTGCTCTTCGACGAGAAAGTCGCCGTCGTTCCCGGCACGGCCTTCGGACGCGGCGGCGAAAAGCACATCCGCTGCTCCTACGCCACCAGTTTGGAGAAGATCGAAATCGCCTTGCAGCGCATGGAGCGCTTCATCAAGAAGCTCCCCGCATCGGCGCAAGCAGCGTAA
- a CDS encoding thioredoxin family protein: MARTNSTMQPLGTATPSFSLPDVVTGKTITPAWFIEKDALLVIFLCVHCPFVKHIQDELAKIGRDYAETGLGILAISSNDAVQYPDDGPEGLKAMAETLGFVFPVCYDESQDVARAFAAACTPDFFLYDAERKLVYRGQLDESRPKMDPPIPVTGASLRAAIDAVLKGEEVNPEQRASLGCNIKWKAE; the protein is encoded by the coding sequence ATGGCCCGAACAAATTCGACAATGCAGCCGCTCGGTACGGCCACGCCCTCATTTTCGCTGCCGGACGTCGTCACCGGCAAAACGATCACCCCCGCCTGGTTCATTGAAAAGGACGCCCTGCTGGTCATCTTCCTCTGCGTGCACTGCCCATTCGTCAAGCACATACAGGACGAACTGGCGAAGATCGGCCGCGATTACGCCGAAACCGGGCTTGGTATCCTCGCCATCAGCTCCAACGACGCCGTTCAATATCCCGACGACGGCCCCGAGGGCCTCAAAGCCATGGCGGAAACGCTCGGCTTCGTCTTCCCCGTCTGCTACGACGAATCCCAGGACGTCGCGCGCGCCTTCGCCGCCGCCTGCACGCCGGACTTCTTTCTCTATGACGCCGAACGCAAATTGGTGTACCGTGGGCAATTGGACGAAAGCCGTCCGAAGATGGACCCGCCGATCCCGGTCACGGGAGCGAGCCTGCGCGCCGCCATCGATGCGGTGCTGAAGGGCGAGGAAGTGAACCCGGAACAGCGGGCGAGTTTGGGATGTAATATCAAGTGGAAGGCCGAGTAA
- a CDS encoding SDR family oxidoreductase, which yields MTASSQGLGRACAEVLAREGAKVVINGRRPEYVARAAQEIRQVMAVRGADVHTLAGDITHPEDIARLLKATIARFGQLDILVINGGGPPPGKFTDLTEEDWRQALDSTFWPSVRLIRQALPHLQQAKERGGGRIVQIMSTSVKQPIDGLLLSNTLRPAAIGLAKSLSKEFATDGILINNVCPGSFDTQRLRDIHATHAEGTPLTPEQVAQQAAERIPLGRFGDPKELANLVAFLVSDKATYITGQTICVDGGVTNTLLG from the coding sequence GTGACTGCGTCGTCGCAGGGGCTGGGGCGGGCGTGCGCGGAGGTGCTGGCGCGCGAGGGCGCGAAGGTCGTGATCAATGGCCGGCGGCCGGAATATGTCGCTCGGGCGGCGCAGGAGATTCGGCAGGTGATGGCGGTGCGCGGCGCGGACGTGCATACGCTGGCGGGCGATATCACGCATCCCGAGGATATCGCGCGGCTGCTCAAGGCGACGATCGCTCGCTTTGGTCAGCTGGATATCCTCGTGATCAACGGCGGCGGCCCGCCGCCGGGGAAATTCACGGACCTCACGGAAGAAGATTGGCGTCAGGCGCTGGATTCGACCTTCTGGCCGTCGGTGCGTCTGATCCGCCAGGCGCTGCCGCACTTGCAGCAGGCCAAGGAGCGCGGCGGCGGCCGCATCGTGCAGATCATGTCCACGAGCGTCAAGCAGCCGATCGACGGATTGCTGCTCTCCAACACCCTCCGCCCCGCCGCGATCGGCCTCGCGAAGTCGCTCTCCAAGGAGTTCGCGACTGACGGCATCCTCATCAACAATGTCTGCCCCGGCTCCTTCGACACCCAGCGCCTGCGCGACATACACGCCACACACGCCGAGGGAACGCCCTTGACCCCCGAGCAAGTCGCTCAGCAGGCCGCCGAACGCATCCCTCTAGGCCGATTCGGCGATCCGAAAGAGCTGGCGAACTTAGTGGCGTTCTTGGTGTCGGATAAAGCGACGTATATTACGGGGCAGACGATCTGCGTGGACGGCGGAGTGACGAATACGCTGCTTGGGTGA
- a CDS encoding uracil-DNA glycosylase codes for MLHEEIRTCRRCFDDGFPITPGPMVWGIAPAPVMVIGQAPGLSDLRGARMYLGPAARKLFGWLTEAGFAPEDIGKVVYMTALTKCFPGRLPGKSTDRAPSPRELRNCRPWLDAQMALVQPKLIILFGKMAIDKFLPRMLLTEAIGHAFPAPGVTYVPLPHSSGASTWLNDAGNRALLAEAIERIREERLRVLEIAPIGDHPKERPS; via the coding sequence GTGCTGCATGAGGAAATCCGGACGTGCCGGCGGTGTTTTGACGACGGGTTTCCGATTACGCCGGGGCCAATGGTGTGGGGGATTGCGCCCGCGCCGGTGATGGTGATCGGGCAGGCCCCGGGGCTGTCGGATCTGCGCGGGGCGCGGATGTATTTGGGGCCGGCGGCGCGCAAGCTGTTTGGCTGGCTCACGGAGGCGGGGTTCGCGCCGGAGGATATTGGGAAGGTCGTTTATATGACGGCGCTGACCAAGTGCTTTCCGGGCCGTCTGCCGGGGAAGAGTACGGATCGCGCGCCGTCGCCGCGCGAGCTTCGCAATTGCCGGCCGTGGCTGGACGCGCAGATGGCGCTGGTTCAGCCGAAGCTGATTATCTTGTTCGGCAAGATGGCCATCGATAAGTTTTTGCCCAGGATGCTGCTGACCGAAGCCATCGGGCATGCGTTTCCGGCGCCTGGCGTGACCTATGTTCCGCTGCCGCATTCGTCGGGCGCCAGCACCTGGCTCAATGACGCCGGAAACCGCGCGCTGCTGGCGGAAGCCATCGAGCGCATCCGTGAGGAACGTCTGCGCGTATTGGAGATCGCCCCCATCGGCGATCATCCGAAAGAGAGACCTTCGTGA
- the murB gene encoding UDP-N-acetylmuramate dehydrogenase translates to MTTDLLLRAAVGDDLLSNEPMSRHTTLKVGGPARWFWAARDVDDLSRVLTACTEHEIPYLFIGHGSNLLMSDAGYDGLVIQNRCKGSRIGAETYSESGVSFGSLFYQTAREGFSGLEWAIGIPGTVGGALVSNAGAYRGNIGPLVRSVRVFADGRDQEVGPEWMEFSYRDSRLRRSGIGRTVILSCMLHFEDRGDPETIIARAKDYQAQRRAKQPYAPSAGSFFKNVTDKAFAQTLPDLPDALKAAGVVPSGFLIEACGLKGLQVGGAQASEKHANFLINAGGATASDLRRLAYKVKGLVHEKFGVTLEEEVLYVGDWSEWTE, encoded by the coding sequence ATGACCACCGATCTTCTCCTGCGCGCCGCTGTCGGCGACGATCTCCTTTCCAATGAACCCATGTCGCGGCACACCACGCTGAAAGTCGGCGGCCCGGCGCGGTGGTTCTGGGCCGCGCGCGACGTGGACGATCTCAGCCGCGTATTGACAGCCTGTACCGAACACGAAATCCCTTATCTCTTTATTGGCCATGGTTCGAATCTCCTGATGAGCGATGCGGGGTATGACGGGCTGGTGATCCAGAACCGGTGCAAGGGATCGAGGATCGGCGCGGAGACGTATTCGGAGAGCGGCGTTTCGTTTGGATCGCTGTTTTATCAGACGGCGCGCGAGGGGTTTTCGGGCCTGGAGTGGGCGATTGGAATCCCGGGCACGGTCGGCGGGGCGCTGGTGAGCAACGCGGGGGCGTACCGGGGGAATATCGGGCCGTTGGTGAGGTCCGTGCGTGTGTTCGCCGATGGACGGGATCAGGAAGTCGGGCCGGAGTGGATGGAGTTCTCCTACCGGGACAGCCGCTTGCGCCGGTCGGGGATCGGCCGAACGGTCATTCTCTCGTGCATGCTCCACTTTGAGGATCGCGGCGATCCGGAGACGATCATCGCGCGCGCCAAGGACTATCAGGCGCAGCGGCGGGCAAAGCAGCCCTATGCGCCCAGCGCCGGGTCGTTTTTCAAGAATGTGACCGACAAAGCGTTCGCGCAAACCCTCCCCGATCTGCCCGACGCGCTGAAGGCGGCGGGCGTGGTCCCCTCAGGTTTCCTGATCGAAGCCTGCGGACTGAAGGGCCTGCAAGTCGGCGGCGCGCAGGCGTCGGAAAAGCACGCGAACTTCCTCATCAACGCCGGCGGCGCCACGGCGTCGGATTTACGGCGTCTCGCATACAAGGTCAAGGGATTGGTCCATGAGAAGTTCGGCGTGACGCTGGAAGAAGAAGTGCTGTATGTAGGGGATTGGTCGGAGTGGACGGAATAA